Proteins encoded by one window of Fervidobacterium sp.:
- a CDS encoding type II secretion system F family protein — translation MIILVFEYKGVDRSGKKLKGVIQAESVKEAIDKLKQQGILVTDLVQKNIRERQSNVGRKKNLFQAKLKDIVLFARQLETMISAGIRLADAVMTLSEQEVFSKKFRNVLKEVASDMKGGMSFSSALERQGVFDSIFINMVRAGEEGGVLDVTMKKVANYYEGVNRLREQVKSSMAYPMFILGFAIIVVIVISVFILPRLISVFGTTPKGGVLGMLVKLNYIFTHQWYILAPIAIGLGFGIKVFLDTVYGAYVKDFLGNLFPPIRKLRQKMANERFTRTLGVLIGSGVPMVNALDMAAKASNNPRFISIISRVIDEVKAGSGLKDSLKRTGIFPQIVYEMVGTGEETGKLDTVMEKVADFYEEEILTDTKKLVSLIEPALIAFVGLFIAFIAFTMYSTIFQMQGQFGR, via the coding sequence GTGATAATTTTGGTTTTTGAATACAAAGGAGTTGATCGGAGTGGCAAAAAGCTAAAAGGAGTTATACAAGCAGAGAGCGTTAAAGAAGCCATTGATAAGTTAAAACAACAAGGTATATTGGTTACGGATCTTGTTCAAAAGAATATCAGAGAAAGACAATCAAATGTTGGGCGGAAAAAAAATCTGTTTCAGGCTAAACTTAAAGATATTGTGCTCTTTGCAAGACAATTGGAGACAATGATATCTGCAGGTATTAGACTTGCTGATGCGGTGATGACTTTGTCTGAACAAGAAGTATTTTCGAAGAAGTTTAGAAACGTATTAAAGGAAGTAGCATCAGATATGAAAGGTGGTATGTCTTTTTCATCTGCACTCGAACGTCAAGGCGTATTTGATTCTATATTCATAAATATGGTTCGTGCAGGAGAAGAAGGCGGTGTTCTTGATGTTACAATGAAAAAGGTAGCAAACTATTATGAAGGTGTCAACAGACTTAGAGAGCAAGTAAAATCATCGATGGCTTATCCAATGTTTATACTTGGTTTTGCCATTATTGTGGTTATTGTAATATCGGTATTTATATTACCAAGGCTTATATCTGTGTTTGGTACAACACCAAAAGGTGGGGTACTTGGAATGCTTGTAAAACTCAACTATATTTTCACACATCAATGGTATATACTAGCTCCAATAGCAATTGGTTTGGGTTTTGGAATCAAAGTTTTTCTTGATACTGTTTATGGTGCTTATGTAAAAGATTTCCTGGGGAACCTATTTCCGCCAATTCGAAAGCTAAGGCAGAAAATGGCCAATGAGCGATTTACTCGAACACTTGGAGTACTTATTGGTAGTGGGGTTCCGATGGTTAACGCGCTTGATATGGCTGCAAAAGCTTCCAATAACCCGAGGTTTATATCCATTATTTCTCGGGTTATCGATGAAGTTAAAGCTGGTAGCGGTTTAAAAGATTCTTTGAAACGAACTGGAATATTTCCCCAAATTGTTTATGAGATGGTAGGTACAGGTGAAGAAACTGGTAAACTTGATACTGTTATGGAAAAGGTTGCAGATTTTTATGAAGAAGAGATCCTTACAGATACAAAAAAACTTGTGAGTTTGATAGAACCAGCCTTGATAGCCTTTGTTGGTCTTTTCATAGCATTCATAGCCTTTACAATGTATTCAACGATATTCCAAATGCAAGGTCAATTTGGTAGATGA
- a CDS encoding energy-coupling factor ABC transporter ATP-binding protein, with the protein MKIELKNVYVIFEKGTELEKTALKGISLSFTTNERILLVGNTGSGKTTLIYLLDLLLKPSFGTILYDGVNPFEEAYNFRRKLGVAFQIPERQFFSETVEEEVTYVARNFDVPYNKDDLLSLLRKVGLQDSVLKSSPFRLSGGEQRKVAIASILIHKPEFLIFDEPTAGLDLKGIFFIRDILKTFKDENKGFLIATHEPEVFRDLCERKIVLENGRILEDVKF; encoded by the coding sequence TTGAAAATAGAACTGAAAAATGTATACGTTATCTTTGAAAAAGGTACAGAGTTAGAAAAGACGGCTTTAAAAGGTATAAGTTTGTCTTTTACAACAAATGAAAGAATACTTCTTGTTGGAAACACAGGTTCAGGGAAAACAACATTAATTTATTTGTTAGACTTACTTTTGAAACCTTCATTTGGAACTATTTTATACGATGGTGTGAATCCATTTGAAGAAGCATACAATTTTAGAAGAAAGTTAGGTGTTGCCTTCCAAATTCCGGAAAGGCAATTTTTTAGTGAAACTGTAGAGGAAGAAGTAACTTATGTAGCAAGAAATTTTGATGTTCCATACAACAAGGATGATTTGTTATCTTTGCTAAGAAAAGTGGGACTGCAAGATTCTGTGCTTAAAAGTTCTCCGTTCAGATTATCTGGAGGAGAGCAAAGGAAGGTTGCTATTGCTTCTATTTTAATTCATAAGCCTGAATTTTTGATTTTTGATGAACCGACCGCCGGACTTGACTTAAAAGGTATTTTCTTTATAAGAGATATTTTGAAAACTTTTAAAGATGAAAACAAAGGTTTTTTAATTGCTACTCATGAGCCTGAGGTATTTCGTGATTTGTGTGAACGAAAGATAGTACTTGAAAATGGAAGGATTTTGGAAGATGTAAAGTTTTAG
- a CDS encoding class I SAM-dependent methyltransferase: MRNSKDEKKKFEHYYSEEPQSILRIKEVELKLKNGHIYKFKTPSSVYSFGKIDKATQILLENCNPLTGRVLDIGCGYGVIGITLKKEFPTIQIYMSDINKRAVEFAKINAKDNNIDADIRQGDLYEPWDDMKFNHIISNPPIVAGKEVWMKLIEGAFQHLEYSGTLQIVAYHNKGGERIKNYMKEIFGNVEDIWKEGGIRIYLSIKYER, translated from the coding sequence TTGAGAAACAGTAAAGATGAAAAAAAGAAATTTGAACATTACTATTCTGAAGAACCACAATCTATCTTAAGGATAAAAGAGGTTGAACTGAAACTTAAGAATGGGCATATTTACAAGTTTAAGACTCCTTCAAGTGTTTACTCGTTTGGCAAAATCGATAAGGCAACGCAGATACTTTTAGAAAATTGTAATCCTTTGACTGGAAGAGTGCTTGATATAGGTTGTGGATACGGTGTTATTGGAATAACTCTAAAAAAAGAGTTTCCAACAATACAAATTTATATGTCTGATATAAACAAACGTGCTGTTGAATTTGCAAAGATTAACGCTAAGGATAATAATATCGATGCAGATATACGTCAAGGAGATCTGTATGAACCATGGGATGATATGAAGTTTAATCACATAATTTCCAATCCACCGATAGTTGCTGGAAAAGAAGTTTGGATGAAGCTTATAGAAGGTGCGTTCCAGCATTTGGAATATTCAGGTACTTTGCAAATTGTTGCATATCACAACAAAGGAGGAGAAAGGATAAAGAACTACATGAAAGAGATCTTTGGTAATGTAGAAGATATTTGGAAAGAAGGCGGTATAAGGATATATCTTTCCATAAAATATGAAAGGTGA
- a CDS encoding diguanylate cyclase: MKSKLNSEKEFNKMFFEFSKTLLNLSTERETSLKRKDYEMLLESVVENVNFINSGSVLLRDEEGTFYYVAAYNHDYRLLEKIKFDEKEIIMRRFKHVYVIKRRNLDLIKELSNKLGNIDESLKDSVRSIQNIKAFVSIPIRVHRRIVGFFNLDSWESEDVFERKNFIPVAEMISDLLSLSLERFGLIKELKEKYEEVNRLLMVDPVTFLPNSKSLGNYFDRYVAIAKRESSNLYLVRVKINNFDDILRSRGVEFGNMLLKKMGRLLTKISRKSDLIASLRGGTFVILSISKETPKALLERIQSYLEDFGKEVNTHVEILMSLCEYGKDGKDLDSLLEALDVNVYKKIVENFAKSLGGVKF; encoded by the coding sequence ATGAAAAGTAAGTTAAACTCGGAAAAAGAGTTTAATAAGATGTTTTTTGAATTCAGCAAGACTCTTTTGAATCTGTCTACAGAAAGAGAGACCTCTTTAAAAAGAAAGGATTACGAAATGCTTTTAGAATCAGTTGTGGAGAACGTAAATTTTATCAATAGTGGCAGTGTATTACTTAGAGATGAAGAAGGAACATTTTATTATGTGGCTGCTTATAATCATGATTACAGGTTGTTGGAAAAAATAAAGTTTGATGAAAAAGAGATTATAATGCGACGTTTTAAACATGTTTACGTAATTAAAAGAAGAAATCTCGACTTAATAAAAGAGTTATCAAATAAATTAGGTAATATAGATGAAAGTTTGAAAGATTCTGTTCGGAGCATACAAAACATTAAAGCATTTGTTTCCATTCCTATACGTGTACATAGGAGAATCGTCGGGTTTTTTAACCTTGATTCTTGGGAAAGTGAAGATGTGTTCGAAAGGAAGAATTTTATTCCGGTAGCTGAAATGATTTCTGATTTGTTATCTTTATCTTTAGAGAGATTTGGATTGATAAAAGAATTGAAAGAAAAATACGAAGAGGTAAATAGATTATTGATGGTAGATCCTGTAACATTTTTACCAAATTCTAAATCTCTTGGAAACTACTTTGATAGATATGTTGCTATCGCTAAGCGAGAATCAAGCAATTTATACTTGGTACGTGTGAAAATAAACAATTTTGACGACATTTTGCGCAGCAGGGGTGTTGAATTTGGTAATATGTTATTGAAGAAGATGGGAAGATTGCTAACAAAAATATCGAGAAAAAGTGATTTGATTGCTTCACTTCGTGGTGGAACATTTGTGATTTTGAGTATATCCAAAGAAACTCCGAAAGCTCTTTTAGAACGAATACAAAGCTATTTGGAAGATTTTGGAAAAGAAGTTAATACTCATGTAGAAATTTTGATGAGTTTGTGCGAATATGGAAAAGATGGAAAAGATTTGGACTCTTTGCTGGAAGCTTTAGATGTTAATGTTTACAAAAAAATTGTAGAAAACTTTGCGAAAAGTTTGGGAGGTGTAAAGTTTTGA
- a CDS encoding sodium ion-translocating decarboxylase subunit beta, whose amino-acid sequence MLSALSVGVLSVTFGNILMIMTGLILLYLGIRKEYEPALLIPIGFSTILVNIPFSSAVDQFLDGVFHKGILNMLFDIGIITEIFPLLIFIAVGSMIDFGPLLENPVMFLFGAAAQFGIFATMVVATLLGFNIKEAASIGIIGAADGPTSIYVASRFAKDLLGPISVAAYSYMSLVPIIQPAIIRLLTTSEERKIKMEVKTVRINKRIKIIFPIAVTITASLLAPSSTALVGFLMFGNLLKECGVLNSIAKSAQNELANIVTIMLGLSIGSTMTAEKFLRPQTLLILLLGLVAFIFDTAGGVLFAKFLNIFLRRKINPMIGAAGISAFPMSARVIHQLGRSEDPTNYLLMHAVGANVAGQIGSVLAGGILIALVGQL is encoded by the coding sequence ATGCTTTCGGCTTTATCTGTTGGTGTTCTTTCTGTTACATTTGGAAACATTTTAATGATAATGACAGGTTTAATACTCTTGTACCTTGGGATAAGAAAAGAATACGAACCAGCACTTTTGATACCAATTGGTTTTTCCACAATACTTGTGAATATTCCTTTTAGTTCGGCAGTAGACCAATTTCTTGATGGAGTATTTCACAAGGGAATTCTGAATATGTTGTTCGATATAGGTATTATAACAGAAATTTTTCCGCTTTTGATATTTATAGCTGTAGGTTCGATGATTGATTTTGGACCTCTGCTTGAAAATCCTGTGATGTTTCTTTTTGGTGCTGCAGCTCAATTTGGAATATTCGCAACGATGGTTGTGGCAACGCTCTTAGGTTTTAACATAAAAGAAGCTGCGTCAATTGGCATCATAGGAGCTGCTGACGGACCAACATCGATTTATGTAGCAAGCAGGTTTGCAAAGGACTTACTTGGACCTATTTCTGTTGCAGCATATTCTTATATGTCACTTGTACCGATAATCCAACCTGCAATTATTAGACTCTTAACAACGAGTGAAGAAAGAAAGATAAAGATGGAGGTAAAAACTGTAAGAATTAATAAGAGAATCAAGATAATCTTTCCTATAGCTGTTACGATAACGGCAAGTTTACTTGCACCAAGTTCCACAGCGCTTGTTGGTTTTCTTATGTTTGGAAATCTGCTCAAAGAATGTGGAGTCCTTAACAGCATTGCCAAATCTGCACAAAATGAACTTGCCAATATCGTAACGATAATGCTGGGACTATCAATAGGTTCAACAATGACCGCTGAAAAGTTTTTAAGACCTCAAACGCTATTAATTCTACTACTTGGACTCGTTGCGTTTATATTTGATACTGCAGGTGGCGTACTTTTTGCTAAATTTTTGAATATTTTTCTAAGAAGGAAGATAAATCCTATGATAGGAGCTGCTGGTATATCTGCTTTTCCAATGTCTGCAAGAGTTATCCATCAACTTGGTAGATCAGAAGATCCAACGAATTACCTACTCATGCATGCTGTTGGTGCTAATGTTGCTGGTCAGATAGGCTCTGTCTTAGCCGGTGGGATACTAATAGCACTTGTGGGTCAATTGTAG
- a CDS encoding ATP-binding protein, translated as MTEINISVVYIFLLLYNSIIAYQTLTVFARYKNKDIGKSGIIICLVIALYSFGYAMELLSIMSNDKSSAFLWYKIQYFAIPFISFSWYLFANAFAEKRIGKKLVVFLLIIPLLSVIAVWTNDVHNLYLKGYLQGGHYIQRGPLYYVLIVYNYVLAIIAYVKLFLAAKRLALSIRKVTAFNVLVAVLIPISTNIIYLALNLDIDLTIFGLMISVIILLYEAQKIQGFDIKEKTKEIVYNSTQDLILVINYDEIVIEFNNNFGKMAYEMFGRTDLKNKKLSEILPPEIVEVINKENGIIERDNRFFQVKVSMLEERGKLLGKIIFFHEITDLKRLENEKLFENERYRRLFEFAPVGILVEDENGFILDANPEFCKLSSRRKEELLGNHVSTLAPKEDYDLVRKNIENIISGRTLVHTVKSIGKFGEEKYFELYETRIILPNSKYGILSIQKDITKQVITQQVVRNLAKYQQVILDLALNFINLPLERLDEEIKKAIDIVAKELKINRIRVYKFSKEGQFTSIGNWFYSNSSTETPLVSFDSSVVRGKELEELLLGKQFMVIKGKVSNENINKFFGENTIALITPIKLNNEIIGFISAASQSEREWTIPEKRIMLLLATLIANTEMKRIYEQELIKAKQKAEQANIAKSAFLASMSHEIRTPLNGIVGFTNLLKETNLDEKQRKYVETIIKSTEVLLGIINDILDLAKIESGKFQLEPIECNLKMEMQSSLVLYNAKAKEKNVSYVVEIDEKISECLVVDSLRIQQVMFNLINNAIKFTPAGGFVKVSIRKVSEEMLYDTIRFSVEDTGIGIPKEKLSKIFEPFEQADISVTRKYGGTGLGLSISQRIVNMMGSKINVESEEGKGSTFYFELKLKKCKKQESREYKEKTIRKYNAKVLVVEDYEINSILMAELLKRYGIVPDFAINGLQGVEMALKNDYDLIFMDILMPEMDGIEATKKIRTVKLDVPIVALTAHALKNVKEEVLSAGMNDYVTKPVKIEELDRILEKFCGHLEIRNSESAKKEETKINVWQGNKHSEIEEKIQKIKEDQGFDEKFMFELIKTFIDSTKQSIDNIRSSLSKNDFETAQREAHSIKGAARSLSFNYMGELAYELEKHAQVKDAGFDYEKCLKDIEEKLYEVITYYRTSYELNLNNDQ; from the coding sequence ATGACAGAAATAAACATCTCTGTTGTATATATTTTTCTGCTTCTTTACAATTCAATAATAGCATATCAAACCCTAACAGTATTTGCAAGATACAAAAATAAAGATATAGGTAAGAGCGGCATTATAATTTGCTTAGTCATAGCATTATACTCTTTTGGATACGCTATGGAGTTACTTTCCATAATGAGCAATGATAAGTCAAGTGCTTTTCTTTGGTACAAAATCCAGTACTTTGCCATTCCTTTTATTTCTTTCTCTTGGTACTTGTTTGCCAATGCCTTCGCCGAAAAAAGGATTGGGAAGAAGCTAGTAGTCTTTCTATTGATAATTCCATTGTTATCGGTAATTGCTGTCTGGACGAACGATGTTCATAACCTTTATCTTAAAGGATACCTCCAAGGGGGACATTATATTCAAAGAGGACCGTTGTATTATGTCTTAATTGTATATAACTACGTACTTGCAATAATTGCTTACGTAAAATTATTTTTAGCTGCAAAAAGGTTAGCATTGTCAATTCGTAAGGTTACTGCGTTCAATGTTTTAGTTGCTGTTCTTATCCCAATTAGTACAAATATCATTTATTTAGCACTAAACTTAGATATTGATTTAACTATCTTTGGACTCATGATAAGTGTGATTATATTACTTTACGAGGCACAAAAAATTCAGGGATTTGATATAAAAGAGAAAACGAAAGAAATCGTATACAATTCTACCCAAGATTTGATACTTGTAATCAACTATGATGAAATTGTAATAGAATTCAACAATAATTTTGGAAAAATGGCTTATGAAATGTTTGGAAGAACAGACTTAAAAAATAAGAAGCTATCCGAAATCTTACCTCCAGAAATTGTGGAAGTTATAAATAAAGAAAATGGAATTATAGAAAGGGATAACAGATTTTTTCAAGTTAAGGTAAGCATGTTGGAGGAAAGAGGCAAGCTCCTGGGAAAGATAATATTTTTCCACGAAATAACTGATCTCAAAAGACTTGAAAATGAAAAGTTATTTGAAAATGAGAGATATAGAAGATTATTTGAATTTGCTCCAGTTGGAATACTTGTAGAAGACGAAAATGGTTTTATTTTAGACGCTAATCCTGAGTTTTGTAAGTTAAGTTCCAGGCGCAAAGAAGAATTGTTGGGAAATCATGTGTCTACCTTGGCACCAAAAGAAGATTACGATCTGGTAAGAAAAAACATTGAAAATATAATCTCGGGACGAACGTTAGTTCATACAGTCAAAAGTATCGGGAAGTTCGGTGAGGAAAAATATTTTGAACTTTACGAGACAAGAATAATTCTTCCAAATTCAAAATATGGAATACTCTCAATACAGAAAGATATCACAAAACAAGTCATTACTCAACAAGTTGTAAGAAATCTCGCAAAGTACCAACAAGTAATACTTGATCTTGCGTTAAATTTTATAAATCTACCTTTAGAAAGGCTTGATGAAGAAATAAAAAAGGCTATTGACATTGTGGCTAAGGAACTCAAGATAAATAGGATCAGAGTGTACAAATTTTCGAAGGAAGGACAATTTACATCAATTGGTAATTGGTTTTACTCTAATTCAAGTACTGAAACACCGCTCGTATCCTTCGATAGTTCGGTCGTTAGAGGAAAAGAACTCGAAGAGCTTCTGCTGGGAAAGCAATTTATGGTTATAAAGGGTAAAGTCTCAAATGAGAACATAAACAAATTCTTTGGTGAAAATACAATTGCACTAATCACTCCTATAAAACTCAACAATGAAATCATAGGTTTTATAAGTGCTGCTTCGCAAAGCGAAAGAGAATGGACCATCCCAGAAAAACGCATTATGTTATTACTTGCAACACTGATAGCCAATACAGAAATGAAAAGAATTTACGAACAAGAACTTATAAAAGCAAAGCAAAAAGCAGAACAAGCAAATATTGCAAAAAGTGCTTTCTTGGCAAGCATGAGTCATGAAATACGTACACCTTTGAATGGAATCGTTGGTTTCACCAATTTACTTAAAGAAACTAATTTAGATGAGAAACAAAGAAAGTACGTTGAAACAATAATAAAATCTACAGAAGTATTACTTGGAATAATAAACGATATACTCGACTTGGCAAAGATCGAAAGTGGAAAGTTCCAACTTGAACCGATAGAATGTAATTTAAAAATGGAAATGCAAAGTTCACTCGTATTGTACAATGCCAAGGCTAAGGAAAAGAATGTAAGTTATGTGGTAGAAATTGATGAAAAGATAAGCGAGTGCCTTGTAGTTGACAGTTTACGCATACAGCAAGTTATGTTTAATTTAATAAACAATGCCATAAAGTTCACACCTGCAGGAGGATTCGTTAAGGTATCTATAAGAAAAGTCTCAGAAGAAATGCTTTACGACACGATAAGATTTTCAGTAGAAGATACTGGTATAGGTATTCCAAAGGAAAAACTAAGCAAGATTTTCGAACCTTTCGAACAAGCTGACATATCAGTAACCCGGAAATACGGTGGAACAGGACTTGGGCTATCGATAAGTCAGCGTATCGTTAATATGATGGGATCGAAGATAAATGTTGAAAGTGAAGAAGGAAAAGGAAGTACATTTTACTTTGAACTTAAGTTGAAAAAATGCAAAAAGCAAGAATCAAGAGAGTATAAAGAGAAAACTATAAGAAAGTACAATGCAAAGGTACTTGTTGTCGAAGATTACGAGATAAACAGTATTCTTATGGCTGAATTGTTAAAAAGGTATGGCATCGTACCCGACTTTGCAATCAATGGTTTACAAGGTGTAGAAATGGCTTTAAAAAATGACTATGACTTAATATTCATGGACATCTTAATGCCAGAAATGGATGGTATCGAAGCCACCAAGAAGATAAGAACAGTAAAGCTGGATGTACCTATCGTCGCACTCACAGCCCATGCTTTGAAAAATGTAAAGGAAGAAGTATTATCAGCTGGAATGAATGATTATGTAACAAAACCAGTAAAAATTGAGGAACTTGATAGAATACTTGAAAAATTCTGCGGACATTTAGAAATTCGAAATTCTGAATCAGCGAAAAAGGAAGAAACTAAAATTAATGTATGGCAAGGTAATAAGCATTCAGAAATCGAAGAAAAAATTCAAAAAATCAAAGAAGATCAAGGCTTCGATGAAAAATTTATGTTTGAACTAATCAAAACATTTATCGATTCAACAAAGCAAAGTATCGATAACATAAGATCATCCCTAAGTAAAAATGATTTTGAAACAGCACAAAGAGAAGCTCATAGCATAAAAGGAGCTGCAAGATCACTAAGCTTCAACTATATGGGCGAATTAGCTTATGAATTAGAAAAACACGCGCAAGTAAAAGACGCAGGTTTTGATTATGAAAAGTGTCTAAAAGATATCGAAGAAAAACTCTATGAAGTTATTACATACTACAGGACATCTTATGAACTAAATCTTAACAATGACCAATGA
- a CDS encoding L-serine ammonia-lyase, iron-sulfur-dependent, subunit alpha, whose amino-acid sequence MDMNKADVTELIRELFFDNVKLSYGCTEPVAVGLSVAVGKKYLVGKLKKIHVTMDRNTYKNGLEVGIPGTHLRGFDLAIALAYLVGRSELGLQVFKDVDSDAIEKTKEVIDKITVDYENNYSLHIKTTLIGDNEVVVEITDSHDNVSKIVVDGEEVYNTQTSVSFKKDFVRSIKLDDIFEYIEEPHLDVVEVVESAIKYNVEAARLGKKREGNFGKLLDGIHSYVAAGVDVRMSGELIPIMTVAGSGNQGISCIVPPALYGMKKRMERDKITKSVLLSILVTIYIKAYTGKLTPICGAGSIASAGSSAAITYLMNGTKEQMKNAINNVLATLFGMTCDGAKRGCALKASVGTQMAFDSSKLAINNTNVPCGNGFAAKDVEVTISRIELLTNSLRQFDKDVIEFIGHC is encoded by the coding sequence ATGGATATGAATAAGGCTGATGTAACAGAATTGATAAGAGAACTGTTTTTCGATAATGTTAAGCTGTCGTATGGTTGCACAGAGCCAGTTGCTGTTGGTTTATCTGTAGCAGTTGGCAAGAAATATCTGGTTGGAAAACTCAAAAAAATACACGTCACAATGGACAGAAATACGTACAAAAATGGGCTGGAAGTTGGTATACCAGGTACGCATTTGCGCGGTTTCGACCTCGCAATTGCTCTTGCTTATTTAGTAGGAAGATCTGAACTTGGTTTACAGGTTTTTAAAGATGTTGATTCAGATGCCATTGAAAAAACGAAGGAGGTTATTGACAAAATAACTGTTGATTATGAAAATAATTATTCTCTTCACATTAAAACAACACTTATTGGTGATAATGAAGTAGTTGTTGAGATCACAGATTCCCACGATAATGTAAGCAAGATAGTCGTTGATGGAGAAGAAGTTTATAACACACAGACAAGTGTTTCTTTTAAGAAAGATTTTGTCAGATCTATAAAATTGGATGACATATTTGAATACATTGAAGAGCCTCACTTAGATGTTGTTGAAGTCGTTGAGAGTGCTATAAAATATAACGTTGAAGCTGCGCGTTTGGGAAAGAAGAGGGAAGGGAATTTTGGTAAGTTGTTAGATGGTATACATTCTTATGTGGCTGCGGGTGTTGATGTAAGAATGAGTGGTGAACTGATTCCGATCATGACAGTGGCTGGTAGCGGTAATCAAGGAATATCATGTATTGTTCCACCTGCTCTTTACGGAATGAAAAAACGTATGGAACGAGATAAAATTACAAAATCTGTTTTGCTCAGTATACTTGTAACAATATATATAAAGGCTTACACAGGAAAGCTAACGCCTATATGTGGTGCTGGTTCAATTGCATCTGCAGGTAGTAGTGCGGCAATAACATATTTAATGAATGGAACAAAGGAACAAATGAAAAACGCCATAAACAATGTTTTGGCAACACTGTTTGGTATGACTTGTGACGGTGCCAAGAGGGGATGTGCTTTAAAAGCAAGCGTAGGAACACAGATGGCTTTTGATTCATCTAAACTTGCTATTAACAACACAAACGTACCTTGTGGAAATGGTTTTGCCGCAAAGGATGTTGAGGTTACCATCTCCAGGATAGAACTACTCACAAATTCGCTCAGGCAATTTGACAAAGATGTGATTGAATTCATTGGTCATTGTTAA
- a CDS encoding methylenetetrahydrofolate reductase: MKVIEKLKTGKILSIEIIPPRRGEDVEKIFSTLDRLLKYNISFINITRHPIEIDFLETDNGIVKIQKVKRPGTIGLTAALMKRYNVDVVPHIICKGMNKFELEDILIDLSIMGVENIFVVRGEEVGFNSMVSDYKFASELVKQISDMKKGKYLYTSAKPVDFCIGVAGYPEKHFEAPNMQKDLKFLKDKIDLGADFVITQMVFDADIYKSFVKSCREVGINVPIIPGVKPIVNKKSIYSIPKKFFVSIPQRFIESMENCQTLNEEFSTGVRFTIQLIEKLLEYGAPGVHIFTMGRGEEVCEILKNFQDLR; this comes from the coding sequence ATGAAAGTAATTGAAAAACTAAAAACAGGTAAAATTTTATCGATAGAGATAATTCCTCCACGAAGGGGCGAGGATGTTGAAAAGATATTCTCAACGCTTGATAGACTCTTGAAATACAATATTTCATTTATTAACATAACAAGACACCCAATAGAGATAGATTTTCTCGAAACGGATAATGGGATTGTCAAGATACAAAAGGTGAAAAGACCAGGAACCATTGGACTCACAGCTGCTTTGATGAAAAGATACAATGTAGATGTTGTGCCACATATTATTTGTAAGGGTATGAATAAATTTGAATTGGAAGACATATTGATAGATTTATCCATAATGGGAGTTGAAAATATTTTTGTTGTTCGCGGTGAAGAAGTTGGTTTTAATTCAATGGTGAGCGATTATAAATTTGCTTCAGAACTTGTTAAGCAGATAAGCGATATGAAGAAAGGGAAATATTTGTATACATCTGCGAAACCTGTAGATTTTTGTATTGGTGTTGCAGGATATCCAGAAAAGCATTTTGAAGCTCCCAATATGCAAAAAGATTTAAAGTTTTTGAAAGATAAAATCGATTTAGGAGCAGACTTTGTAATAACTCAAATGGTTTTCGATGCGGATATTTATAAGTCTTTTGTTAAAAGTTGCAGAGAAGTAGGGATAAATGTGCCAATCATACCAGGGGTTAAACCAATTGTTAACAAAAAATCTATATACTCGATTCCTAAGAAATTCTTCGTAAGCATACCCCAAAGATTCATTGAATCGATGGAAAATTGTCAAACTTTAAATGAGGAATTTAGTACTGGTGTTCGTTTTACAATTCAGCTTATAGAAAAGTTACTTGAATATGGTGCGCCTGGTGTACATATCTTTACCATGGGACGAGGCGAAGAAGTGTGTGAAATTTTGAAAAATTTTCAGGATCTTCGATAA